AGCCACAGTGCTCGTCCGGTGAAAGAACCGGATCCCCACAGACGTATTCGTGCAGACGCAATCTGTACATGAAAGAGGTTTGCCGTGGCCGCAGAAGACACAACGGACATCCTGAGCGGGTTAACCAACCAGCTTCCGGACCGTGACCCCGAGGAGACCGCGGAATGGATGCAGTCGCTGGATGAACTGATCCGTTCCCAGGGCACCGAAAGGGCTCAGTACATCATGCGTTCGCTGCTCCAGCGCGCCGGTGCACAGTCAGTGGGCGTACCAATGGTCACCACGACTGATTATGTGAACACCATCCCGGTGGACCAGGAACCGGAATTCCCCGGTGACGAGGAAGTTGAGCGCCGCTACCGCGCTTGGCTGCGCTGGAATGCCGCCATCATGGTGCACCGCGCGCAGCGTCCGGGAATCGGCGTCGGCGGGCACATTTCCACCTACGCAGGTGCTGCAACCCTGTACGAAGTGGGCATGAACCACTTCTTCCGGGGCAAGGATCATCCGGGCGGCGGAGACCAGATTTACTTCCAGGGTCACGCCTCCCCCGGCATGTACGCGCGCGCCTTCCTGGAAGGCCGCCTGTCCGAGGAAGACATGGACGGGTTCCGGCAGGAGAAGTCCCGCGAGGGACACGCCCTGTCCTCCTACCCGCACCCGCGCTCCATGCCCGACTTCTGGGAATTCCCCACGGTGTCAATGGGCATCGGCCCCATGAACGCGATCTATCAGGCCCAGTCCAACCGGTACCTGCAGAACCGCGGAATCAAGGACACATCGGATCAGCATGTCTGGGCTTTCCTGGGCGACGGCGAAATGGACGAGCCCGAGTCGCGCGGCCTGCTCCAGCTGGCTGCCAACGACAAGCTCGACAACCTCACCTTCGTGGTCAACTGCAACCTGCAGCGCCTCGACGGACCGGTGCGCGGCAACGGCAAGATCATGCAGGAACTTGAGGCATTCTTCCGCGGTGCCGGCTGGAACGTCATCAAGGTTGTCTGGGGCCGCGAGTGGGACTCGCTCCTCGAGAAGGACAAGGACGGCTCGCTGGTGGAGATCATGAACTCCACCCCGGACGGCGATTACCAGACCTACAAGGCCGAGAACGGCGGATTCGTCCGCGACCACTTCTTCGGCAAGACCCCTGAGACCAAGGAACTCGTCGCGAACCTCACCGACGAGGAAATCTGGAACCTCAAGCGCGGCGGCCACGACTACCGCAAGGTGTACGCGGCCTACAAGGCAGCCACTGAGTTCAAGGGCAAGCCGACTGTCATCCTGGCCCACACGGTCAAGGGTTACGGCCTGGGCACGCACTTCGAAGGCCGCAACGCCACGCACCAGATGAAGAAGCTGACCCTGGATGACCTGAAGGCCTTCCGCGATCACCTCCGCATCCCGATCAGCGATGAGGACCTCGAGCGCGATCCCTACCAGCCGCCGTACTTCAACCCGGGCGCTGACACTCCCGAGATCCAGTACATGCTGGAACGACGGCGTGAGCTGGGCGGCAACGTCCCGGAGCGCCGGGTCAAGCACGCCCCTCTGGCACTGCCCGGCGACAAGGCCTACGAGGTCGCCAACCGCGGTTCCGGCAAGCAGATGGCCGCCACCACCATGGCCTTCGTGCGCCTGCTCAAGGACCTGATGCGGGACAAGGAGTTCGGCAAGCGGATTGTGCCGATCATTCCGGATGAGGCCCGGACCTTCGGTATGGACTCGTTCTTCCCGACGGCGAAGATCTACAACCCCAAGGGACAGAACTACCTTTCCGTGGACCGCGACCTGGTCCTGGCGTACAAGGAGTCCCCGCAGGGCCAGATCGTGCACGTGGGCATCAACGAAGGAGGCTCCATTGCTGCGTTCACCGCGGCCGGCACCTCCTACGCCACCCACGGCGAGCCGCTGATTCCGGTCTACGTCTTCTACTCGATGTTCGGATTCCAGCGCACCGCAGACTACATCTGGGCGGCTACCGACCAGATGGCCCGCGGCTTCCTGATTTCCGCAACCGCGGGACGGACCACCCTGACCGGCGAGGGCCTGCAGCACGCTGACGGCCACTCCCCGATCCTGGCTTCGACCAACCCGGCTGTGAAGACCTACGACCCGGCTTACGGATACGAGATCGGGCACATCATGCGCCACGGTCTTGAGGAGATGTACGGTCCGGATTCCGAGGATCCGAACGTCATCTACAACATCATGGTTTACAACGAGCCGATCCTGCAGCCGAAGGCTCCCGCTGAGCTGGACGTCGAAGGAATCATCAAGGGCATCTACCTGTTGGCTCCGGCAAAGATCGATGGCCCGCGCGCCCAGCTGCTGGCCTCCGGTGTTGCAGTGCCGTGGGCCCTGGAAGCTCAGCAAATCCTGGCCGATGACTGGGGCGTTTCCGCCGATGTCTGGTCCGTGACGTCGTGGAACGAACTTCGCCGCGATGGCCTGGCCGCCGAGGAAGATGCCTTCCTGCATCCCGACGCCGAGCCCCGCGTGCCGTTCGTGACCAAGCAGCTGGCCGGTGCCACCGGTCCGATTGTCGCGACCACCGACTACATGAAGGCCGTTCCGGACCAGATCCGGCAGTTCGTGCCCAACGAATTCGCCACTCTGGGTGCCGACGACTTCGGGTTTGCCGATACTCGGGCCGCAGCACGCCGGTACTTCAAGATTGATTCGCACTCCATGGTCGTTCGGACCCTGGAAATGCTCGCCCGCCGCGGCGAGGTCGACGCCAGCGCGCCGACTGAAGCGATCAAGAAGTACGACCTGCTCAACGTCAACGCAGGAACCTCCGGCAACGCCGGCGGCGACGCGTAACGTTTGCTGATCTCCTGCTCGCAGGAGTGAAGAAAAGAACCGCCGCATCCGCGGCGGTTCTTTTCTTTTGTCCGGATCCTGACCTTTTGTCTGGATCCTGATCTTTTGCCTGGATCCTGAGGACCCTAGAAGGGTGGCGGGTCGCCTCCGTAGTCGTCCGGATCGTCTTGAGCACTTGGAGCACTCGGAGCACTCGGACCGCCGGGGGCGCTTGGAGCACTGGGGGCGCTTGGAGCGCCGGCATCATTGGCCCGTGATGGATCAACGCCCGTCGTGTTGCCTCCGCGATTCGCCTGGCCACCATTCGCCTTGATACCCGCTTGCAGTCCGCTGGCACCATCACAGGTTTCCTGAGAGCCCTTACCGGTTTCCCGGGACAGGCTCAGTTGCGGTTCCGTGCGGTAACACCTGCCGCCCGGCGAGGTCCACTCAATCACCCCGGGACGAGGCTGCCTGGCCTTCCAGAACCCTTCGGATTTGAACATGTGATGCCGCCGGCACAAATGCTCCAAATTGTCATGATCCGTCGGCCCGCCCCGAGCCCAGGGCTTGGTGTGATCGATCTCGGAAATCACCGCATTGGTCCGGCACCCCGGGAACCGGCAGGTCCCGTCCCGCACCCGCAGAACCCGCTTCAATCCGTCGGGGACCTTCCGCCGTTTCCCGACCCGCAGGATCTCCTCGGTGTCCGGATCGCGTTCCACCGGTGTCCATTTCATGGCCTCGCGGGCCATCCGCCGGGCCGTTACGGGGCTGATCGGTCCGTATCCGTTCAGTTCCGCCGGCTGGTCATCGGCGCCGAAGAGGGTTTCGGCGTTGATCAGCACCAGAATCTCCGTCCGCGCCCGGGGACCATGGCCAATCCGGCAGGACCCGGACCCCTTCCCGGAGCTGGAACCGGAACCGGACCCCTTACGACGGCCCTTGCCCCTCTTGCCGCCGGCACCCGCACCACTGCCGCCGCTGTCTCCGCCCCTCCGACCACGGCCACCTTTGCTGCCTTTGCCACGGCCGCCACCACCGTTTCCGTTGCTGCAGTCGTCCTCGCACTCATGGTCGTGACCGCCCAACAGATCCGTGAGAATGTCCGTGCGCAACTGATCCACCGACCGGGGATCCCCAGCCGCCTGCTCACCCCGAGCCGCAACACTGAGCTGAGTAAAAATCGCTTGGGCTTTCTCGGCCGGCAGCAACGCCGAGAGCCAGGACATCCCGTCCGGCTCCGGACGCACCCACACCGTCCGCTGCTCAAACGCCGTCGCCTGCCGCTGCACAATGGTCTCCGGATAATACTTCTCCCGCAACCGGTGCGCCTTCACCCGGAACTGGGTTCTGGTCTGGCCCGCCGCCATCCCCAGCAACTCCGCCTCGAACCCGGGCAACTCCCCCGGCACCACGCCCACACACTGCTCCACCAAGGTCTCCGCATGCCCGTAACTGATCTGCCCGGACTCCAACGCCTTCAGCGTGGCCGTGTTCCTGGTGCAGAGATCACCGGCCTGACTCATCAACGCCTTGCCCGTACCGGCAGGCACCCCCAGAATGGTCGCTGCTTCCTCCGCAGCGAGACTGAACGCCATCTCCGCGTCCCGCAACCCGGTAACGGACAGCGTCTCGTCCTCGTAAACGGTCTGCAGCCGGGACAGGACCCGAGCCTGCTGCGCCTGCACCCACCGCGACAAATGATTGAGCCGGGCCAACACCGTCCCGGTTTGCTCCTCGGTCAACGACTCCACGTCCTGCAGGACCAGGGATCCGTTCAACCCATTATCAGGCTCACCTCCGGCAACCCCAGGCTCGGCGACAAAGACGAATCGGCTGCAACCTGCAGCCTCACCGCCGGTGCCGGGAGTCCCGGTCGAAGATCCGTTCTGATCCATGACTAAAGCCTTTCACCCGGCACTGACATTTCCGGTTCCAAAGACTCCAAAACAGCCCGAAAACCACCCCGAAACAGCCCCACACAGGCCCTTATCCGGGCAATCAGATACCCGTCTTTTTCACCGAATTACTTGTATCGGCATCAAACCCGCCAATCAGATGAAATGGGCGGCCGGCCAGCGCGCAAGCCAACGCCGTTGGGTTCCGTGCCAGCTCCAGCCAGACGGCCAGCCAGCCAGCCAGCCAGCCAGCCAGAGCAACCTACATCTCGGTTTCGGACACCAGATTGATGTGTGCCTGCATCGCTTCCGCCGCGGCCGCAGGGTCCCCCGCCTGGATGGCATCGGCAATCGCACGGTGGGATTCGAGCGACTGCTCCGGACGTCCGGGCTGACCCAG
This genomic interval from Arthrobacter sp. zg-Y820 contains the following:
- a CDS encoding HNH endonuclease signature motif containing protein; this encodes MDQNGSSTGTPGTGGEAAGCSRFVFVAEPGVAGGEPDNGLNGSLVLQDVESLTEEQTGTVLARLNHLSRWVQAQQARVLSRLQTVYEDETLSVTGLRDAEMAFSLAAEEAATILGVPAGTGKALMSQAGDLCTRNTATLKALESGQISYGHAETLVEQCVGVVPGELPGFEAELLGMAAGQTRTQFRVKAHRLREKYYPETIVQRQATAFEQRTVWVRPEPDGMSWLSALLPAEKAQAIFTQLSVAARGEQAAGDPRSVDQLRTDILTDLLGGHDHECEDDCSNGNGGGGRGKGSKGGRGRRGGDSGGSGAGAGGKRGKGRRKGSGSGSSSGKGSGSCRIGHGPRARTEILVLINAETLFGADDQPAELNGYGPISPVTARRMAREAMKWTPVERDPDTEEILRVGKRRKVPDGLKRVLRVRDGTCRFPGCRTNAVISEIDHTKPWARGGPTDHDNLEHLCRRHHMFKSEGFWKARQPRPGVIEWTSPGGRCYRTEPQLSLSRETGKGSQETCDGASGLQAGIKANGGQANRGGNTTGVDPSRANDAGAPSAPSAPSAPGGPSAPSAPSAQDDPDDYGGDPPPF
- the aceE gene encoding pyruvate dehydrogenase (acetyl-transferring), homodimeric type, encoding MAAEDTTDILSGLTNQLPDRDPEETAEWMQSLDELIRSQGTERAQYIMRSLLQRAGAQSVGVPMVTTTDYVNTIPVDQEPEFPGDEEVERRYRAWLRWNAAIMVHRAQRPGIGVGGHISTYAGAATLYEVGMNHFFRGKDHPGGGDQIYFQGHASPGMYARAFLEGRLSEEDMDGFRQEKSREGHALSSYPHPRSMPDFWEFPTVSMGIGPMNAIYQAQSNRYLQNRGIKDTSDQHVWAFLGDGEMDEPESRGLLQLAANDKLDNLTFVVNCNLQRLDGPVRGNGKIMQELEAFFRGAGWNVIKVVWGREWDSLLEKDKDGSLVEIMNSTPDGDYQTYKAENGGFVRDHFFGKTPETKELVANLTDEEIWNLKRGGHDYRKVYAAYKAATEFKGKPTVILAHTVKGYGLGTHFEGRNATHQMKKLTLDDLKAFRDHLRIPISDEDLERDPYQPPYFNPGADTPEIQYMLERRRELGGNVPERRVKHAPLALPGDKAYEVANRGSGKQMAATTMAFVRLLKDLMRDKEFGKRIVPIIPDEARTFGMDSFFPTAKIYNPKGQNYLSVDRDLVLAYKESPQGQIVHVGINEGGSIAAFTAAGTSYATHGEPLIPVYVFYSMFGFQRTADYIWAATDQMARGFLISATAGRTTLTGEGLQHADGHSPILASTNPAVKTYDPAYGYEIGHIMRHGLEEMYGPDSEDPNVIYNIMVYNEPILQPKAPAELDVEGIIKGIYLLAPAKIDGPRAQLLASGVAVPWALEAQQILADDWGVSADVWSVTSWNELRRDGLAAEEDAFLHPDAEPRVPFVTKQLAGATGPIVATTDYMKAVPDQIRQFVPNEFATLGADDFGFADTRAAARRYFKIDSHSMVVRTLEMLARRGEVDASAPTEAIKKYDLLNVNAGTSGNAGGDA